Proteins found in one Mesorhizobium sp. CAU 1732 genomic segment:
- a CDS encoding HAMP domain-containing sensor histidine kinase → MPTSPYRLPVTVRLPLVAAAMIFVAAVASTQTAIFFMGRQADRQVQTLGQVYLDGLSAALLPYVKNADASTIGATLQKALAFHEGVVDRRLAYIDYDALGTTEAARSDIDASGPLPADAQANATGFIRADDGTIWIWRRLVDGDTVHGTVVANLDVSAFEAERGTLRWLLLLFDLVFSGVCALLGFFMVRRVQKPVATVARHLYDAALGMVRPIGDGEIPADDRQAAQMIHAFNAMANATQERESLLAHIAEQQRQADLGRLTATIAHEVRNPLGGMRTAISTLKRFGDREEPRAEAVQFLDRGVSALQHVVDATLENYRSRPNWRPLSRQDFEDLRLLIEADGKSRDVSIIIEADIPETVSVAALEVRQILLNLLLNAVRASARGRTVRLKASLADRELMVVVEDEGTGLDHGVARVMEGRAGREDGPGLGVSVMIRLVEQLQGRVSIESAPGLGTRITLNFPLQDGMLRS, encoded by the coding sequence TTGCCGACCAGCCCGTACAGATTGCCGGTTACCGTGCGCTTGCCGCTTGTCGCCGCGGCGATGATCTTCGTTGCCGCGGTCGCTTCGACGCAGACGGCGATCTTCTTCATGGGACGCCAGGCGGACCGGCAAGTGCAAACGCTGGGACAGGTTTATCTCGATGGCCTGTCGGCAGCGCTTCTTCCCTATGTCAAAAACGCGGATGCGTCGACCATCGGTGCAACGCTTCAAAAAGCGCTGGCGTTTCACGAAGGCGTGGTCGATCGTCGGCTGGCATATATCGACTATGACGCTTTGGGCACAACGGAAGCCGCGCGGTCGGATATCGATGCGTCCGGCCCCCTGCCTGCCGATGCACAGGCGAATGCCACGGGCTTTATTCGTGCGGATGATGGAACGATATGGATATGGCGAAGGCTGGTCGATGGCGACACCGTCCATGGAACCGTCGTCGCCAATCTGGATGTCTCGGCGTTCGAAGCCGAGCGCGGTACGCTTCGCTGGCTGCTGCTTCTTTTCGATCTCGTGTTCAGCGGTGTCTGCGCATTGCTTGGCTTCTTCATGGTTCGCAGGGTCCAGAAGCCGGTCGCGACCGTCGCCCGCCATCTCTACGACGCCGCGTTGGGCATGGTGCGGCCGATAGGCGATGGCGAAATACCTGCCGACGATCGTCAGGCCGCGCAGATGATCCATGCCTTCAACGCGATGGCAAACGCCACCCAGGAGCGTGAAAGCCTGCTCGCCCACATAGCCGAACAGCAGAGGCAGGCCGATCTCGGCCGGCTGACCGCAACGATCGCCCACGAGGTTCGCAATCCGCTGGGAGGCATGCGAACGGCGATCAGCACATTGAAGCGTTTCGGCGACCGCGAGGAACCCCGCGCAGAGGCCGTACAGTTTCTCGATCGCGGCGTCAGCGCGCTCCAGCACGTCGTTGATGCGACGCTCGAAAACTACAGGTCTCGGCCGAACTGGCGTCCGCTGTCGAGGCAGGATTTTGAAGATTTGCGCCTTTTGATCGAGGCAGATGGCAAATCGCGTGACGTGTCGATCATCATCGAGGCCGACATACCGGAAACCGTCTCGGTCGCGGCCCTGGAGGTGCGGCAGATATTGCTCAATCTGCTGTTGAACGCGGTGCGCGCTTCGGCCAGAGGCCGGACGGTTCGCCTGAAGGCGTCGCTTGCGGATCGCGAACTCATGGTCGTCGTCGAAGACGAGGGGACGGGGCTCGATCACGGCGTCGCGCGTGTCATGGAAGGGCGCGCCGGCCGGGAGGACGGGCCTGGGCTGGGCGTATCCGTCATGATCCGTCTGGTTGAGCAGCTTCAAGGCCGGGTCTCCATCGAGTCCGCACCCGGCCTCGGGACGCGCATCACCTTGAACTTTCCGTTGCAGGACGGAATGCTGCGATCATGA
- a CDS encoding sigma-54 dependent transcriptional regulator gives MTRMARQILVIEDDTILGGALVQRLRLEGFEVAWAQSSAEALRELKQRKPDFILSDIVLPDGSGEDVFRKVQPWLGDTPILFATAFGEIDQAVRLVKAGADDYLTKPYDVDELVERIRKRLAGIASPRESSSDPHTLAPASETHAEHLRRAAASDLPVLLTGETGVGKEVAARYIHSVSPRSGAPFVAVNCGAIAHELLESQFFGHERGAFTGAAQAHVGFFEEAANGTLLLDEIGELDTRLQAALLRVLEDGTFRPVGSRRDKQFHGRIIAATNADLDALRNERRFRDDLYFRLSVIEIALEPLRSRRSEIPGLAAQFLADLSEHAGKRFSLAEAALPALLDHDWPGNIRELRNRLQRAHVFAGSEVLDVEDLFPEMRLEPNNADTLAGARQRAESEMIQKALLESDGRIGAAAKQLGISRTTLWKRRKSRIQ, from the coding sequence ATGACCAGAATGGCACGGCAGATACTCGTCATCGAGGACGACACGATCCTGGGCGGCGCCCTTGTCCAGCGATTAAGGCTCGAAGGCTTCGAGGTGGCATGGGCGCAAAGCAGTGCGGAAGCCCTGCGCGAGCTCAAGCAGCGAAAGCCTGATTTCATCTTGTCGGACATCGTGCTTCCGGACGGGTCCGGGGAGGATGTCTTTCGCAAGGTTCAGCCATGGCTGGGCGATACGCCCATTCTGTTTGCCACCGCATTCGGCGAGATCGACCAGGCCGTGCGGCTGGTGAAGGCCGGCGCCGACGATTACCTCACGAAACCATATGACGTGGATGAACTGGTTGAGCGCATACGCAAAAGACTGGCGGGCATCGCCAGCCCACGCGAATCCTCTTCTGATCCGCACACGCTTGCGCCTGCCAGCGAAACCCATGCCGAACACTTGCGAAGGGCGGCCGCCAGCGATCTTCCTGTGCTGCTCACCGGCGAGACGGGCGTCGGCAAGGAGGTCGCTGCGCGGTACATCCATTCCGTCTCGCCGCGCAGCGGTGCACCGTTCGTGGCGGTCAATTGCGGCGCGATCGCGCACGAGCTTCTGGAAAGCCAGTTTTTCGGACACGAGCGCGGTGCATTCACGGGAGCGGCGCAGGCTCATGTCGGTTTCTTCGAGGAGGCAGCAAACGGGACGCTGCTGCTTGACGAGATCGGCGAGCTGGACACGCGCCTTCAGGCGGCCTTGCTGCGCGTGCTCGAGGACGGAACGTTTCGTCCGGTCGGGTCACGCCGGGACAAGCAGTTTCACGGTCGTATCATCGCGGCGACCAATGCCGACCTGGACGCACTGCGCAACGAACGCCGCTTCCGCGACGATCTCTATTTCCGATTGTCGGTGATCGAAATCGCACTCGAGCCCCTGCGGTCGCGCCGCTCCGAGATCCCTGGTCTGGCCGCGCAATTCCTCGCGGACTTGTCGGAGCACGCCGGCAAACGGTTCTCGCTCGCCGAGGCCGCTCTTCCGGCACTGCTCGACCATGACTGGCCCGGCAACATCCGGGAGCTGCGCAATCGCCTTCAACGGGCGCATGTGTTCGCTGGCAGCGAAGTCCTTGACGTCGAAGACCTCTTTCCCGAGATGCGCCTCGAACCCAACAACGCGGATACCCTTGCCGGCGCCCGCCAGCGCGCCGAATCCGAAATGATCCAAAAAGCCCTGCTCGAATCCGACGGCCGCATCGGCGCCGCTGCCAAGCAACTCGGCATATCGAGAACCACGCTCTGGAAGCGTCGCAAGTCTCGCATTCAGTAG
- a CDS encoding TRAP transporter fused permease subunit, with protein MTRPSVFLLSLYQSFLLVGGIIWAANFLPTFGVSLIEAEWLGPYLGVAVAAAFLVQPYGERPGVLEIGLGFISIACWVWLALNYQFWILDIAGYTPSKYIPAILAILIMMEAIRKICGLSITLLVWVLLAYGLFGFLLEPPLQADRVSPQALSFYLYSDTNAIPGLVLVIIASIVLAFIVLGKLMEVSGATQFFTDVAMALMGHRRGGPAKVAILASTMFGSISSSPVSNIMSTGIVTIPLMRRIGFRPHNAAAIEAVASTGGQITPPVMGATAFLIAEFLQVSYSEVVMAALLPAILYYLCLFVQVDAVSERDGLQGMKKSELPRVLPLLAKGWVFVLPLVVLIYLIFWANTTPGFAALVSAAILLVFALAIGRMRTLEDWRRLIFDGGAAVIPLVLIAGAAGVVVGVMNITGLGQSLSFVLARIGENWGLFGMLLITAVLSIILGMGMPSTAIYIILAAIIAPALVLMGVDTMGAHLFIFYFGILSFLTPPVAVSSFVAAGLAGADMWKTGWAGMRFSFVAYLVPFIWVYNPALLLNGTPGEIVIVILTTVGSIMLIARAMAIPLTTPSACAWAALQWVAAGLVGISSIVLGSNSVIAGMLGVAALGWWTAATFFRDRPPQLAERG; from the coding sequence GTGACCCGTCCGAGTGTTTTCCTTTTGAGCCTCTACCAGTCCTTCCTGCTTGTCGGGGGAATCATCTGGGCGGCCAACTTCCTGCCGACGTTCGGCGTCTCGTTGATCGAGGCGGAATGGCTTGGCCCTTATCTGGGTGTCGCCGTCGCCGCTGCGTTTCTCGTGCAGCCCTATGGTGAAAGACCCGGAGTGCTGGAGATCGGACTCGGCTTCATCTCGATCGCCTGCTGGGTATGGCTGGCGCTGAACTACCAGTTCTGGATTCTCGACATCGCCGGCTACACGCCGTCGAAGTATATTCCGGCGATCCTCGCGATCCTCATCATGATGGAAGCGATCCGCAAGATTTGCGGCCTGTCCATCACGCTCCTCGTGTGGGTGCTGCTCGCCTACGGCCTGTTCGGCTTTCTTCTCGAGCCACCGCTTCAGGCCGACCGCGTGTCGCCGCAGGCGCTGTCTTTCTACCTCTACTCGGATACCAACGCTATTCCGGGCCTCGTGCTCGTCATCATCGCGTCGATCGTTCTGGCCTTCATCGTGCTCGGCAAGCTGATGGAGGTCAGCGGCGCGACCCAGTTCTTCACCGACGTCGCCATGGCGCTGATGGGGCATCGCCGCGGAGGGCCCGCCAAGGTCGCGATCTTGGCATCGACCATGTTCGGCTCGATCTCCAGCTCGCCGGTCAGCAACATCATGTCGACGGGTATCGTGACGATTCCGTTGATGCGCCGCATCGGCTTTCGCCCGCACAATGCGGCCGCCATCGAGGCCGTGGCTTCGACAGGCGGGCAGATTACCCCGCCGGTCATGGGCGCGACCGCCTTCCTGATCGCGGAGTTTCTCCAGGTCAGCTACAGCGAGGTGGTTATGGCGGCGCTCCTGCCCGCCATACTCTATTATCTGTGCCTGTTCGTGCAGGTCGATGCGGTATCCGAGCGCGACGGACTCCAGGGTATGAAGAAGTCGGAACTGCCCAGAGTGCTCCCGCTGCTCGCCAAAGGCTGGGTCTTCGTCCTGCCGCTGGTCGTCCTCATCTACCTGATCTTCTGGGCCAACACGACGCCCGGTTTCGCCGCTCTGGTCTCGGCCGCGATCCTGCTTGTCTTCGCGCTCGCCATCGGCAGGATGCGGACGCTGGAGGACTGGCGGCGGCTGATCTTCGACGGCGGTGCGGCGGTCATCCCGCTGGTGCTGATCGCAGGCGCCGCCGGCGTCGTCGTCGGGGTGATGAACATCACGGGCCTCGGCCAGTCGCTGTCCTTCGTGCTGGCGCGGATCGGCGAGAACTGGGGCCTGTTCGGGATGCTCCTGATCACCGCCGTCCTGTCGATCATCCTGGGCATGGGCATGCCCTCGACAGCGATATACATCATCCTTGCCGCCATTATCGCGCCCGCCCTCGTCCTCATGGGTGTCGACACGATGGGCGCGCATCTCTTCATCTTCTATTTCGGCATTCTGTCCTTCCTCACCCCGCCCGTCGCCGTCTCCAGCTTCGTCGCGGCCGGCCTTGCCGGGGCAGACATGTGGAAGACAGGGTGGGCGGGTATGCGGTTCTCGTTCGTCGCCTATCTCGTGCCCTTCATCTGGGTCTACAACCCGGCGCTGCTGTTGAACGGTACGCCAGGCGAGATCGTCATTGTCATCCTGACGACGGTGGGCTCGATCATGCTGATCGCAAGGGCGATGGCGATCCCCCTCACGACGCCGTCGGCCTGCGCATGGGCCGCCCTTCAGTGGGTGGCTGCGGGGCTCGTGGGAATTTCCTCGATCGTGCTGGGCTCAAATTCCGTGATCGCAGGCATGCTCGGCGTGGCCGCGCTTGGCTGGTGGACGGCCGCGACATTCTTCCGCGACCGGCCACCGCAGTTGGCCGAGCGAGGGTGA
- a CDS encoding TAXI family TRAP transporter solute-binding subunit, translated as MTNKGNLAVRLAITAGLAMAVLQSASAQPSRVTVGTGPAGTAYNQIGTAISAGIQDALGIPATARPFGGTSQYLPMLHRGEITMGINSALDSQEAYSGQGAYTQPLGEVRALTLVSRSPYSFYVRADSGLTSIADLAGQPIITEYRAIASFNQVNAAILATAGLTPDDVRGETVAGIPDATRALVEGRVVASASVLGIPALREADASISGGLRVLQLGDDEGALDAVAGFSTATMEPGQAFVGIVEPTRVPHFDVFMNVGASLPEDHAYVLAKTIHENWPAMQESMPMLRAVGQDDLAPLNFHHPYHDGAVRYFKETGLWTGEHQARQDKLLAN; from the coding sequence ATGACGAACAAGGGGAATCTCGCCGTAAGGCTCGCCATCACAGCCGGACTTGCCATGGCCGTCCTGCAATCCGCCAGCGCCCAGCCGTCGCGCGTGACGGTCGGCACGGGACCGGCCGGAACCGCCTACAACCAGATCGGCACGGCGATCTCCGCCGGCATCCAGGACGCGCTCGGCATTCCCGCCACCGCGCGCCCCTTCGGCGGCACATCGCAATATCTGCCGATGCTTCACCGCGGCGAGATCACCATGGGCATCAACTCCGCGCTCGATTCGCAGGAGGCCTATTCCGGCCAGGGCGCCTACACCCAGCCGCTCGGGGAAGTGCGCGCGCTGACGCTGGTCTCGCGATCACCCTACAGCTTCTATGTACGTGCCGATTCCGGGCTGACGTCGATCGCCGATCTCGCCGGCCAGCCGATCATCACCGAATACCGTGCGATCGCATCGTTCAACCAGGTCAATGCCGCGATTCTCGCCACCGCCGGCCTGACGCCCGACGATGTACGCGGGGAGACCGTAGCCGGTATCCCGGACGCGACGCGCGCCCTTGTCGAGGGCCGGGTCGTGGCCTCCGCCTCGGTGCTCGGCATTCCGGCGCTGCGCGAGGCCGATGCCTCGATCTCCGGCGGCCTGCGGGTGCTGCAACTCGGCGACGACGAGGGCGCGCTCGACGCGGTGGCGGGGTTCAGCACCGCGACCATGGAACCCGGCCAGGCCTTCGTCGGCATCGTGGAACCCACGCGCGTGCCCCATTTCGACGTCTTCATGAATGTCGGCGCCAGCCTGCCGGAGGACCACGCCTACGTGCTGGCCAAAACGATTCACGAGAACTGGCCCGCGATGCAGGAGAGCATGCCGATGCTGCGCGCGGTCGGACAAGACGACCTGGCGCCGCTGAATTTCCACCATCCCTATCATGATGGCGCAGTGCGCTATTTCAAGGAGACCGGTCTGTGGACCGGCGAGCATCAGGCGCGCCAGGACAAGCTTCTGGCCAATTGA
- a CDS encoding acetate--CoA ligase family protein has product MREGRSSIDRLLRPRSVAVVGASAEPFSLGANVMANFAGFGFSGALHPVSRRFDAVEGHDCVAAISDLPDGIDMAALVVPAKAVRQSVADCAARGIAGAVVFASGFAELGKDGISEQKAIADIAHEAGMALLGPNCLGFTNFVAGVPMTFERVQPMQLGGPGVAVVAQSGAMTGNIREALRSRGLDIAYAISTGNEAALGVEDIMSALVDDEAVGSFSVFVEQLRDPAAFLAVSRRAWHLGKPVVLMHPGRSQRSREAAQSHTGAMVGDHAVMETFVRAAGVTLVDSFDELFDTTLLRHLYPEARIDGLGIVTNSGAVRGFCLDFCEEIRLDLPLLADATTRELTGILPDFATIDNPLDITAMGMSKPSLFGDTCRAMLEDDSVDALLLAAMGGAPRQVMAKWESLKPVMSTTAAPVAIAFLGDELPMPPEFLAEVQAARVPFFRSPERAMRAFANIARLDFQPDLPAGMPAGSAGETRQLAEHEGKALLAEAGFDVPAGALARDVGHAKEIADRIGYPVALKVQAAAIAHKSDMGGVKLKLADAAALERAWREIEDALAARAAGVTIDGMLVEAMAPPFQLELVVSALRDPEWGVVVVVGLGGVLTELMADIRMFPAGIPLVRIEAELKRLKGAALLDGYRGGETLDIAAVADVLDRLGRRLLDDADITEIEINPLVVYPRGQGVRILDALVSRRT; this is encoded by the coding sequence GTGCGGGAGGGCAGAAGCAGCATCGACCGTCTCCTGCGGCCGCGGTCCGTCGCGGTCGTGGGCGCCTCCGCCGAGCCGTTTTCGCTCGGCGCCAATGTGATGGCCAATTTCGCCGGCTTCGGCTTTTCGGGTGCGCTCCATCCCGTCAGCCGACGGTTCGATGCGGTCGAAGGCCATGACTGCGTCGCCGCGATCTCCGATTTGCCGGACGGCATCGACATGGCAGCGCTCGTCGTGCCGGCCAAGGCGGTGCGCCAGTCGGTCGCCGATTGCGCGGCGCGGGGCATCGCGGGTGCTGTCGTCTTCGCATCGGGCTTTGCCGAGCTCGGCAAGGACGGCATCTCCGAACAGAAGGCGATCGCGGACATCGCCCATGAGGCAGGCATGGCCCTGCTCGGCCCCAACTGCCTCGGCTTCACCAATTTCGTCGCAGGCGTGCCGATGACCTTCGAGCGCGTCCAGCCGATGCAGCTCGGCGGCCCCGGCGTCGCAGTCGTCGCCCAGAGCGGCGCCATGACAGGAAATATACGCGAGGCGCTGCGCAGCCGCGGCCTCGACATCGCTTACGCGATCTCGACCGGCAATGAGGCCGCCTTGGGCGTCGAGGACATCATGTCCGCGCTCGTCGACGACGAGGCGGTGGGCTCGTTCTCTGTCTTCGTCGAGCAATTGCGCGATCCGGCCGCCTTCCTTGCGGTCTCCCGGCGCGCCTGGCATCTGGGTAAGCCGGTCGTCCTGATGCATCCGGGCCGCAGCCAGCGTTCACGCGAAGCCGCTCAGTCCCATACCGGCGCCATGGTCGGCGATCACGCGGTGATGGAAACCTTCGTGCGGGCGGCGGGCGTAACGCTGGTCGACAGTTTCGACGAGCTCTTCGACACGACATTGCTGCGCCATCTCTATCCCGAGGCGCGCATCGACGGGCTCGGAATCGTCACCAATTCGGGCGCTGTGCGCGGTTTCTGCCTCGATTTCTGCGAGGAAATCCGGCTCGATCTTCCGCTCTTGGCCGATGCGACGACGCGCGAACTCACCGGCATCCTTCCCGACTTCGCCACGATCGACAATCCGCTGGACATCACCGCGATGGGCATGAGCAAGCCCTCCCTCTTCGGCGACACCTGCCGCGCCATGCTCGAGGATGACAGCGTGGACGCGCTGCTCCTGGCCGCCATGGGCGGCGCGCCCAGGCAGGTGATGGCGAAATGGGAATCGCTCAAGCCGGTGATGTCGACCACCGCCGCGCCGGTAGCGATCGCTTTTCTCGGTGACGAATTGCCGATGCCGCCGGAATTCCTGGCGGAAGTGCAGGCGGCGCGCGTTCCCTTCTTCCGCTCGCCCGAACGCGCGATGCGGGCATTCGCCAACATCGCCCGGCTCGACTTCCAGCCCGATCTGCCGGCCGGGATGCCCGCCGGCAGCGCCGGCGAAACGCGCCAGCTCGCCGAGCATGAAGGCAAGGCCCTTCTGGCCGAGGCCGGGTTCGACGTGCCGGCCGGCGCGCTCGCGCGCGATGTCGGCCATGCGAAGGAGATCGCGGACCGCATCGGCTACCCCGTCGCGCTGAAAGTCCAGGCGGCGGCCATCGCCCACAAGAGCGACATGGGCGGCGTCAAGCTGAAGCTTGCCGACGCCGCCGCCCTCGAGCGCGCATGGCGCGAGATCGAGGACGCGCTGGCCGCCCGCGCCGCCGGCGTGACGATAGACGGCATGCTCGTCGAGGCGATGGCTCCCCCCTTCCAGCTCGAACTGGTCGTGTCGGCCTTGCGGGATCCCGAGTGGGGAGTGGTCGTCGTCGTCGGTCTCGGCGGCGTCCTGACCGAGCTGATGGCCGACATCCGCATGTTCCCGGCCGGAATTCCGCTCGTTCGGATCGAGGCGGAATTGAAGCGGCTCAAGGGTGCGGCGCTTCTCGACGGCTATCGCGGCGGCGAGACGCTGGACATCGCGGCCGTAGCCGACGTCCTCGACCGGCTGGGTCGCCGGCTTCTCGACGACGCGGACATCACCGAAATCGAGATCAATCCGCTCGTCGTCTATCCACGTGGCCAGGGCGTGCGCATTCTCGACGCGCTGGTCAGTCGCCGCACCTGA
- a CDS encoding p-hydroxycinnamoyl CoA hydratase/lyase: MTATPKTEASGAASQTPRQPWGEHVTVAVEEGIAWITLNRPDKRNAINPGIVYEMVAVLDAMEEDDEVKALVVTGAGDSFSAGQDLKEYFRIPDAGPPLEREKLYRANAAWQWRRMMHFPKPTIAMVNGWCFGGAFQVLIGCDLAVAADEATFGLSEINWGIIPAGIVTKSVAEVMSQRDALYYIMTGETFDGKQARQMGLVNISVPREELRARTTALAETLKAKNPFVLRAAKTAYHHVKTMPWDSALDYLMAKSDHTKFRDPEQGDKAGMKQFLDDKSFRPGLQTYQRES; encoded by the coding sequence ATGACAGCCACTCCGAAAACCGAGGCGTCCGGCGCCGCATCGCAGACGCCGCGCCAGCCCTGGGGAGAGCATGTCACGGTCGCGGTCGAGGAGGGCATCGCCTGGATCACTCTCAACCGGCCAGACAAGCGCAATGCGATCAATCCGGGCATCGTCTACGAGATGGTGGCGGTGCTGGACGCGATGGAGGAGGACGACGAGGTAAAGGCGCTTGTCGTCACCGGTGCGGGCGACTCCTTCTCGGCCGGGCAGGACCTGAAGGAATACTTCCGCATCCCCGATGCCGGCCCGCCGCTGGAGCGTGAGAAGCTCTATCGCGCAAACGCGGCCTGGCAGTGGCGCCGCATGATGCATTTTCCCAAGCCGACCATCGCCATGGTCAATGGCTGGTGCTTCGGCGGCGCTTTCCAGGTGCTGATCGGCTGCGATCTCGCCGTTGCGGCCGACGAGGCCACCTTCGGCCTGTCTGAGATCAACTGGGGCATCATCCCGGCCGGCATCGTCACGAAATCGGTCGCCGAGGTGATGAGCCAGCGCGACGCGCTCTACTACATCATGACGGGCGAAACCTTTGACGGCAAGCAGGCCCGGCAGATGGGCCTCGTCAACATCTCCGTCCCGCGCGAGGAGCTGCGCGCGCGAACCACGGCGCTTGCCGAGACGCTGAAGGCGAAGAACCCCTTCGTGCTGCGTGCGGCCAAGACCGCCTATCACCATGTGAAGACGATGCCGTGGGATTCCGCGCTCGATTATCTCATGGCGAAGTCCGACCACACCAAGTTCCGCGATCCGGAACAGGGCGACAAGGCCGGGATGAAACAGTTCCTGGACGACAAATCCTTCCGCCCCGGCCTTCAAACCTATCAGCGCGAGAGCTGA
- a CDS encoding MarR family transcriptional regulator: MPERVMLRPRTMYLMNQANQAVRTQLEQELRGLGLTGIQYTVLSIVDAREGISSAQLSRRFFVTPQTMNEIVSALERRGLLLRRESLESKRILSATLTDAGRDALGRCDAVADRVEGKFMSLLSDEDFAALRAILPRFLKAIREDGER, encoded by the coding sequence GTGCCGGAACGCGTCATGCTGCGGCCACGCACCATGTATCTCATGAACCAGGCCAACCAGGCTGTGCGCACGCAACTCGAACAGGAATTGCGTGGTCTGGGGCTCACCGGAATCCAATATACCGTGCTGAGCATCGTGGATGCGCGCGAGGGGATCTCGTCGGCGCAACTGTCCCGCCGCTTCTTCGTCACCCCGCAGACCATGAACGAAATCGTCTCGGCACTGGAACGGCGCGGCTTGCTGTTGCGGCGGGAAAGCCTTGAAAGTAAACGAATCCTGAGCGCCACGTTGACCGATGCCGGCCGCGATGCCTTGGGCCGATGCGACGCCGTTGCCGACCGGGTGGAGGGCAAGTTCATGTCGCTTCTGAGCGACGAGGATTTCGCCGCCCTGCGCGCGATCCTGCCGCGGTTCCTCAAGGCCATCCGGGAGGACGGTGAACGCTAG
- a CDS encoding alpha/beta hydrolase, whose product MTGEDLYRIRDFVPDFDAIAAEIAARSRVLSEHARMRTDIAYGTRPREVLDLVFPEKPAAGAPLHVFIHGGYWRSGDKADYRCVAAPVVAAGGVAAMVEYDLMPGQRLPMLIGQVRRAVLWLQNHATDFGADPERITVSGHSAGAHLSSFLAATGPDEEVAAALPDIKAMLLVSGIYDLSGIPDSFLRNEAQMTHAEATAWSPQTSTHHAGPRRILAYGADETMPFHQQARHLHDKLSAAGQSPDLLPVPHLNHMSVVLDLADVDGTLGKKLPDLITS is encoded by the coding sequence ATGACCGGCGAAGATTTATATCGCATTCGCGATTTCGTGCCTGATTTCGACGCGATCGCAGCGGAGATCGCTGCGCGTAGCCGTGTCCTTTCCGAACACGCACGAATGCGCACGGACATCGCTTACGGCACCCGGCCACGTGAAGTGCTCGATCTTGTCTTTCCTGAAAAGCCCGCCGCCGGCGCGCCATTGCATGTCTTCATCCATGGCGGCTACTGGCGCTCGGGCGACAAGGCTGACTATCGCTGCGTCGCCGCGCCGGTGGTTGCGGCGGGCGGGGTCGCTGCGATGGTGGAGTACGACCTGATGCCAGGCCAGCGTCTGCCGATGCTGATCGGACAGGTGCGGCGCGCGGTGCTGTGGCTTCAGAACCATGCCACCGATTTCGGCGCGGATCCCGAACGCATTACCGTCAGCGGCCATTCAGCAGGCGCGCACCTGTCTTCCTTCCTTGCCGCGACCGGCCCGGACGAGGAGGTCGCCGCGGCGCTCCCCGACATAAAAGCCATGCTGCTGGTCAGCGGCATCTACGATCTCTCCGGCATTCCCGACAGCTTTCTGCGCAACGAAGCGCAGATGACCCATGCCGAAGCCACGGCTTGGTCGCCGCAAACCTCGACCCACCACGCCGGCCCGAGACGCATCCTCGCCTACGGGGCGGATGAAACCATGCCGTTTCACCAGCAGGCGAGGCATTTGCATGACAAGCTTTCCGCAGCCGGCCAATCCCCGGACCTGCTGCCGGTTCCCCATCTCAACCATATGAGCGTCGTGCTTGACCTGGCCGATGTCGACGGCACGTTGGGGAAGAAACTGCCTGACTTGATAACGTCGTAA